Within the Nitrospira sp. CR1.1 genome, the region GAGCCCCGCACCGACACTGGAGCCACCGCCGGTGATCACGCCTGCCGCATCCAGTGTTTCACCCGATAACGTCACATAGGTCGGGCCTGCAGGTGCCGGCCATTGATGCTGCTCCCACAGCTGCAGAGCCACAGCGAGCGATTCGACAATCACGATGCCGTCAAACAAATAACTCAAGGTGGGAGCGGACGCGCCTTCCGCGCGGATGACGTCCGCGGCGCGCCCCACCACTCCCGGCTGGCCATTGAGCGCAGGCCACCAGGAGGCTGAGGAATCCGTTGACGTCTGGTCGGGCGACCACCGGATATGCTGCGGGATAAACGCTCCGCGACCAAGCTCTTTGTCCTTCAAAAACTCCACTGCGCGGCTGGCGGCTGAGGGCTGATCGACCAACCAACCACGCACCCGTTCACCCAGGATGGTCTCCACGGCACGATCAAGGCCCGGCGGAATCACGAGCCACTCTGCGAGTGCCTCCCGCACGCCGTCGCAGGTTTTCAGCGCGGTGCCTTCTTCCTCCCCTTCGCGACCGTATCCCATTTCCTCCCGCACGACCCCTTGCAGCGCGCCCAGACGTGACTCTACCGCGGCCACATCTTCGGAGAACCGGACGATCTCGCGATCCAATCCCGTGATCTGCCCGCCCAGCCCTTCAATGCGCTCGATCGCGGCCTGACGTTCAGCCATGAGTCCTTGAATCCGCTGACTCGCCTCCTCCCGCTGCGCCGCAAGAAGTTCTCGCTGCTCATCCAACCCCGCCACTTGCGCGACCATTTCCTCCTGCTCGCGAGCGACCCGTTCTGCCCGGGCCGAGGTTTCCTGCTGGCGCGCGGTCACCTGCGCGAGACTCTGCTCCGTGTTGGCGACGAGCACGGCGAGATTCAGAACATCTTTGCGGGCGCGCTCCTCTTCGCCGACTGCTGCAGCCCGATGCCCGGCCAAGGCCTTGGCTTCGGCATCCGCCTGCTGCCACTGCGCGTCCTGTTCGACAATGTCGCCTTCCAACTGGAGCAATGTCGCGCGAAGTTCTTCGATCTCCCCCCGGGCCTGCTCCTGATCCGCGGCCAGCCGTTCCATTTCCTGCGATGCCTGGACTCGTTGCCGCTCGAACAATTCCGTCCGGTTCCGCTCGACCTCCGCGGCCGTCAATGCCTGCGACTGGCGCTGCTCAGTACCCGCCAAGGCGTCCCGCACGCGCGAGATGGCCTCGGCCGCGTCGTTCATCCGGAGCCGGATCGCTTCCTGTTCCGAATCCAGGCGAGCCTGCTCCGCCACCTGCTCAGCCTCCAGCGCTTCTACTTCCCGCGCTTCGTGGTCCACAGATTCCAGGTCTGCATGCATCGTGCGATAGTCACGGGACAACAGCTCGATCTCGAGACCTTTGGCTTCCTGCTGCAAAGTTTGGTACGTCCGGGCCTGGCGAGCCTGGCGCTCCAGTGAATTCAGCTGTTTTTTGACTTCCGCCACAATGTCGCGCACCCGCAAGAGGTTTTGTTGTGTCGATTCCAGCTTACGAAGCGCTTCGGCCTTTTGCTTCTTATATCGGACGATGCCCGCGGTTTCCTCGATCAACTCCCGGCGGTCCTGCGGTGAGGCTTGCAAAATCTGTTCGATTCGGCCCTGCTCAATGACGGTATGGCCCTTCGACCCGGCTCGGGTTTCTATCAGCACATCGCGAATATCTTTGAGCCGGCAGGGCGTCTTGTTGATGAGATACTCGCTGTCGCCATTGCGATAAAGACGCCGCGTGATCATCAGTTCCTGATATTCGCTCAATTGACTCGGCAACCCTGAAATCGCATCCAACCGCAACTCGCCCAGTCCGCCGATGACCAGCGAGACTTCCACTAATCCGAGCGGTTTCCGTACCTCTGTTCCGTTGAAGATCACGTCTTCCATCTTCTCGCTTCGAAGCGTTTTAGTGCTTTGCT harbors:
- the smc gene encoding chromosome segregation protein SMC, translated to MYLKSLEMLGFKSFAEAKIQFPKGITAIVGPNGSGKSNVVDSILWVLGEQSTKTLRSEKMEDVIFNGTEVRKPLGLVEVSLVIGGLGELRLDAISGLPSQLSEYQELMITRRLYRNGDSEYLINKTPCRLKDIRDVLIETRAGSKGHTVIEQGRIEQILQASPQDRRELIEETAGIVRYKKQKAEALRKLESTQQNLLRVRDIVAEVKKQLNSLERQARQARTYQTLQQEAKGLEIELLSRDYRTMHADLESVDHEAREVEALEAEQVAEQARLDSEQEAIRLRMNDAAEAISRVRDALAGTEQRQSQALTAAEVERNRTELFERQRVQASQEMERLAADQEQARGEIEELRATLLQLEGDIVEQDAQWQQADAEAKALAGHRAAAVGEEERARKDVLNLAVLVANTEQSLAQVTARQQETSARAERVAREQEEMVAQVAGLDEQRELLAAQREEASQRIQGLMAERQAAIERIEGLGGQITGLDREIVRFSEDVAAVESRLGALQGVVREEMGYGREGEEEGTALKTCDGVREALAEWLVIPPGLDRAVETILGERVRGWLVDQPSAASRAVEFLKDKELGRGAFIPQHIRWSPDQTSTDSSASWWPALNGQPGVVGRAADVIRAEGASAPTLSYLFDGIVIVESLAVALQLWEQHQWPAPAGPTYVTLSGETLDAAGVITGGGSSVGAGLLQRRREVLELEARRTEAVQALELARVAREEAASALGLGREEEQQLGRAIREAEMLELSLQKDDANIERQRGELHRRMDMLGEELQRGLAEQARLQEQFQSGQAQLAQWVAEKLGQENGLLQVRERLVVIESQGLAIQQRLTEVRLSLESMRGRREHANSDIARFTQRLDAAQRRATDLEEQVTGLAQSTESSREEQTRQEALCRELGAEVDGIKSELIAAQERQAQEMTGLHAVEETLTTVRQSLSALHDRRMTAEVRKAEVKAHLSTIESTLAGTYQIDPATLLASPTEEQPLSEGEGLAAPVSLLETPQLREQIQKIRERLDRMGAINLAAIDEHRELEERYLFLTTQEQDLSTSIASLKEIIQRINRTTKDMFVETFNELQQKFRDVFAQFFPGGRAELQLVEEPLEEGAEDNGAREPGVEIVAQPPGKRLKSITMLSGGEKTLTAMALLIASFLIRPTPFCILDEIDAPLDEENIGRFTAVLRSLSATAQFLVITHNKRTMAMADSLFGVTMEEPGVSTLISVKLGDLQPA